A genomic segment from Actinoplanes sichuanensis encodes:
- a CDS encoding NACHT domain-containing protein, producing MGSDPYTLDGARRILVGTPKIVERLDRLLGLAILGSGAGYLMTGTSQLMALFDWVDQKNELMRLLDGLVSAGWERLRKGERQDRFEVLAATHTALVHGCFFTALRELLGPVYDELDLTDEDMAHLTTAAGEWAIGLVASGRIPLPDATAGLHRTITERIEPFYRDLARTSLEFFAGLAGWPREQDTRSTDPLVGQITERATSRYRAEYARLAADVREFEIWAMLGEHAATQQQTGASLARLEDLVATIVHRDEAGPARLLDTVRAINRDVFGAPLIPVAETGDLDGVTLPTVEAGYVSPRFRWALAGSDARPADEQWWAGQPLGDDIETFLAGHFASPASVDRPLVVLGHPGSGKSLFTRVCAARLSTADRFTAVRVALRDVADPTAPLYQQMSGALEKATNGRVGWSGFCDAAEGTVRVLFIDGLDELMQATGSTQSGYLAGVTELQRIEKVTGHPLVVVVTARTVVADLAEIPDGSLVIKLEDFFDTQVESWLRTWRATNAGSGLLELDTSRILRLGDLSHQPLLLLLLALYAARRPLPEDDSAAGLYGALLHDFITRELAKPGQSGAGGPAQRRHDALWQLGVVAFGMINRGRLHLGEDQLRLDLAALSRRNADPILTPPGMLDPAQRIIGRFFFITAAEADGGGGGRSYEFLHATFGEYLVAYHLVEQLSDLHAALGRPSSQQWDDDLLFALLSHRLVTAGAAAVLPFARQLLDAEGEETREGVLAVVSWLIRAAPDRWGKGAFASYDPSGGRYVDRLATYTANLVLLLTRLVEEPVPLAYLAPAGADPEEWWTTLLDLWHATFQREYGEEWRGLLSLLGRPSDRWAGIEARADPIANTFVTRLRLETANRVRGAAYNAGIAAMTGTYRLSSADREEEMAGELIAVLTDPSPGPLTFDHLRLAENLRAAGETASWLARPAVAFLCRFGDDLTAEARAGLLQILLAHRNHPADLSHGLALLVALYPDLIHAGPEVGRLLLTPVNTGEDVVALAPRDASIEIALLTGEAVWQRSDRDLYGFAYLRHQHLAAEFAEQVARDAGSRVPADADDMARRTLIRQLITEPGSPPF from the coding sequence GTGGGCTCCGATCCGTACACACTCGACGGTGCGCGTCGCATCCTCGTCGGTACCCCGAAGATCGTGGAGCGCCTGGATCGGCTGCTCGGGCTCGCCATCCTGGGCAGCGGCGCCGGCTACCTGATGACCGGCACCTCCCAGCTGATGGCCCTCTTCGACTGGGTGGACCAGAAGAACGAGCTGATGCGCCTCCTCGACGGCCTGGTCTCGGCCGGCTGGGAACGACTGCGCAAAGGTGAGCGCCAGGACCGTTTCGAGGTGCTCGCCGCGACACACACCGCGCTGGTGCACGGCTGCTTCTTCACCGCGCTCCGCGAACTGCTCGGCCCGGTCTACGACGAGCTCGATCTGACCGACGAGGACATGGCCCACCTCACCACCGCAGCCGGTGAATGGGCGATCGGCCTGGTCGCCTCCGGCCGGATCCCGCTGCCCGACGCGACGGCCGGGCTGCACCGCACCATCACCGAGCGCATCGAACCGTTCTACCGCGACCTGGCCCGTACCAGCCTGGAGTTCTTCGCCGGCTTGGCCGGCTGGCCTCGCGAACAGGACACCCGCAGCACCGACCCGCTGGTCGGACAGATCACCGAACGGGCCACCAGCCGCTACCGCGCCGAGTACGCCCGTCTCGCCGCCGACGTCCGCGAGTTCGAGATCTGGGCGATGCTCGGCGAACACGCGGCCACCCAGCAGCAGACCGGCGCCTCACTGGCCCGGCTGGAAGACCTGGTCGCCACCATCGTCCACCGCGACGAAGCCGGACCGGCCCGCCTGCTCGACACCGTCCGCGCGATCAACCGCGACGTCTTCGGTGCACCGCTGATCCCGGTCGCCGAGACCGGTGACCTCGACGGCGTCACACTGCCCACCGTCGAGGCGGGCTACGTCAGCCCGCGGTTCCGTTGGGCGCTCGCCGGATCCGACGCGCGTCCCGCCGACGAGCAGTGGTGGGCCGGTCAGCCGCTCGGCGACGACATCGAGACGTTCCTGGCCGGGCACTTCGCGTCACCGGCCAGCGTCGACCGCCCGCTCGTGGTGCTCGGCCACCCCGGGTCGGGCAAGAGCCTGTTCACCAGGGTTTGCGCCGCGCGCCTGTCCACCGCCGACCGGTTCACCGCGGTACGGGTGGCGCTGCGCGACGTGGCCGACCCGACCGCGCCGCTGTACCAGCAGATGAGCGGCGCCCTGGAGAAGGCCACCAACGGCCGGGTCGGCTGGTCCGGGTTCTGCGACGCGGCCGAGGGCACCGTCCGCGTGCTGTTCATCGACGGGCTCGACGAGCTGATGCAGGCGACCGGCTCCACCCAGTCCGGCTATCTGGCCGGGGTCACCGAGCTGCAGCGGATCGAGAAGGTCACCGGCCATCCGCTGGTCGTGGTGGTCACCGCCCGTACCGTCGTCGCCGATCTGGCCGAGATCCCGGACGGCTCACTGGTGATCAAACTCGAGGACTTCTTCGATACCCAGGTGGAGAGCTGGCTGCGGACGTGGCGGGCCACGAACGCGGGCTCCGGGCTGCTCGAACTGGACACCTCGCGGATCCTGCGCCTCGGCGACCTCTCCCACCAGCCGCTGTTGCTGCTGCTTCTGGCCCTGTACGCGGCGCGGCGCCCACTGCCGGAGGACGACTCCGCCGCCGGGCTGTACGGCGCGCTGCTGCACGACTTCATCACCCGCGAGCTCGCCAAACCCGGCCAGTCCGGTGCGGGCGGCCCGGCGCAACGGCGCCATGACGCGCTCTGGCAGTTGGGCGTGGTGGCCTTCGGCATGATCAATCGAGGTCGGCTGCATCTCGGTGAGGATCAGCTGCGGCTCGATCTGGCCGCGTTGAGCCGCCGCAACGCCGATCCGATCCTGACCCCGCCGGGCATGTTGGACCCGGCACAGCGGATCATCGGCCGGTTCTTCTTCATCACGGCCGCCGAAGCCGACGGCGGTGGCGGCGGGCGCAGCTACGAGTTCCTGCACGCCACCTTCGGCGAGTACCTGGTCGCGTACCACCTGGTCGAGCAGTTGTCCGATCTGCATGCCGCGTTGGGGCGCCCGTCGTCGCAGCAGTGGGACGACGATCTGCTGTTCGCGTTGTTGTCGCACCGCCTGGTCACCGCGGGTGCCGCCGCGGTCCTGCCGTTCGCCCGTCAGCTGCTGGATGCCGAGGGCGAGGAGACCCGGGAGGGTGTGCTGGCGGTGGTCAGCTGGCTGATCCGGGCGGCGCCGGACCGATGGGGCAAGGGCGCGTTCGCGAGCTACGACCCGTCGGGCGGCCGATATGTGGACCGTCTCGCCACGTACACCGCGAACCTGGTGTTGCTGCTCACCCGGCTGGTCGAGGAGCCGGTGCCGCTGGCCTATCTGGCGCCGGCCGGCGCCGACCCGGAGGAGTGGTGGACCACCCTGCTGGATCTGTGGCATGCGACCTTCCAACGGGAGTACGGCGAGGAGTGGCGCGGCCTGCTGTCGCTGCTGGGGCGCCCGTCCGACCGGTGGGCCGGTATCGAGGCACGTGCCGATCCGATCGCCAACACGTTCGTCACCCGGCTGCGGCTGGAGACCGCCAACCGGGTCCGCGGCGCCGCCTACAACGCGGGTATCGCCGCGATGACCGGCACCTACCGGCTCAGCAGCGCGGACCGAGAGGAGGAGATGGCCGGCGAACTCATCGCGGTGCTCACCGACCCGTCGCCCGGCCCCCTCACCTTCGACCACCTGCGTCTCGCCGAGAACCTGCGCGCGGCCGGGGAGACCGCCTCGTGGCTGGCCAGGCCCGCGGTCGCCTTTCTGTGCCGGTTCGGTGACGACCTGACCGCTGAAGCCCGGGCCGGCCTCCTGCAGATTCTGCTGGCGCACCGCAACCACCCGGCTGACCTCAGTCACGGACTGGCGTTGCTGGTCGCCCTCTACCCGGACCTCATCCATGCGGGACCCGAGGTCGGCCGACTGCTGCTGACGCCGGTGAACACCGGCGAGGACGTCGTGGCGCTGGCCCCACGGGATGCGAGCATCGAGATCGCGCTCCTGACCGGCGAAGCCGTCTGGCAGCGTTCGGATCGCGACCTCTACGGTTTCGCCTACCTCCGTCACCAGCACCTGGCCGCCGAATTCGCCGAACAGGTGGCGCGGGACGCCGGCTCCCGGGTGCCGGCCGACGCCGATGACATGGCACGGCGCACGCTGATCAGGCAGCTGATCACCGAGCCCGGCTCGCCGCCGTTCTGA
- a CDS encoding IS5 family transposase (programmed frameshift): protein MTVVDRWRVVAGDLTDQDWERLEPLLPSMAPQRGGRWRDHRQVINGILWRVENGAKWEEIPDRYGPAKTCYDRFARWEQDGTWARIEKYLQAEADAAGDLDWRAQVDSTIVRAHQHAAGARKGGSRADSRAAQGMGRSRGGLPTKLHLLADGRGRSLVRRLTPGQASDTRELVPLLDNVAVARPGGVGRPRKRLDHLTADKAYGSKANRRSLKARRIPHTIPERDDVRRSRAGKGSRGGRPPNFNAQRYKDRNQVERAFNRLKQFRAVATRYDKLKERYEATVTVASIMIWLRAKPDRSRP from the exons ATGACTGTGGTCGATCGTTGGCGTGTTGTGGCTGGTGATTTGACTGATCAGGACTGGGAGCGGCTGGAGCCGTTGTTGCCGTCCATGGCGCCGCAGCGTGGTGGTCGGTGGCGTGATCATCGGCAGGTGATCAACGGGATCCTGTGGCGCGTCGAGAACGGCGCGAAGTGGGAGGAGATCCCGGATCGGTACGGTCCGGCGAAGACTTGTTACGACCGGTTCGCCCGGTGGGAGCAGGACGGCACTTGGGCACGTATCGAGAAGTATCTGCAGGCGGAGGCCGACGCGGCCGGTGATCTCGACTGGCGTGCGCAGGTCGACTCCACCATCGTGCGGGCGCACCAGCATGCCGCCGGGGCCCGTAAAGGGGGT AGCAGGGCGGATTCGCGGGCAGCCCAAGGGATGGGTCGCTCGCGAGGAGGACTGCCCACCAAACTGCATCTGCTTGCTGATGGACGCGGCCGCAGTCTGGTCAGACGGCTCACACCCGGGCAGGCCTCCGACACCCGGGAACTGGTGCCGTTGCTCGACAACGTCGCGGTGGCCCGGCCCGGAGGTGTCGGCCGCCCCCGCAAGCGTCTTGATCATCTGACCGCTGACAAGGCGTACGGGTCGAAGGCCAACCGGCGTTCGCTGAAGGCCCGGCGGATCCCGCACACCATCCCGGAACGCGATGATGTGCGCAGAAGCCGCGCCGGGAAGGGTTCCCGCGGCGGGCGGCCGCCGAACTTCAACGCACAGCGGTACAAGGACCGTAACCAGGTCGAACGGGCATTCAATCGGCTCAAGCAGTTCCGGGCCGTCGCGACCAGGTACGACAAGCTCAAAGAGCGTTACGAGGCAACGGTAACCGTCGCCTCGATCATGATCTGGCTCCGCGCCAAACCGGACCGGAGCCGACCATGA
- a CDS encoding IS701 family transposase: MDLVIDSFAGRFCRVEPRRAAAGFVTGLLADLEVKTCWQVAEQAGHARPDAMQRLLYRAKWDADAVRDDVRKVVADRLGDPDGVLVVDETGDLKKGVHSVGVQRQYTGTAGRIENAQVGVFLAYASRHGHTLIDRRVYLPKSWTDDRDRCERAGIPQDVTFATRSELADDMINAAVNALVPARWVAADEAYGNNTRLRSELRKLRLGYVLAVSCDHLVPIDAGKTRCRVDRLAENLPATAWTRRSAGDGSKGPRFYDWAWLADVGADGDPDDDGRHSLLIRRNTTTGELAFYRCWAPGPATLAQFVRVAGVRWIVEESFQAGKGQVGLDQHQVRRWTSWHRFTTLALAALAVLAICAADARTADRRGQPDMIDLTVNEIRRLINVLLIRPTRSIAYRLRWSNWRRRHQARARRAHYARRLTLELQP, translated from the coding sequence ATCGACCTGGTGATCGACTCGTTCGCGGGCCGGTTCTGCCGGGTTGAGCCCCGCCGGGCGGCGGCCGGGTTCGTCACCGGGCTGCTTGCCGACCTGGAGGTCAAGACGTGTTGGCAGGTGGCTGAGCAGGCCGGACATGCCCGACCGGATGCGATGCAACGGCTGCTCTACCGGGCCAAGTGGGACGCTGACGCGGTGCGTGACGACGTTCGCAAGGTCGTCGCTGACCGACTCGGTGACCCTGACGGTGTCCTCGTGGTCGACGAGACCGGCGATCTGAAGAAGGGCGTGCACTCGGTCGGTGTCCAGCGTCAATACACCGGAACCGCCGGGCGGATCGAGAACGCCCAGGTCGGAGTGTTCCTCGCCTATGCGAGCAGGCACGGTCACACTCTGATCGACCGCAGGGTTTACCTGCCGAAGTCCTGGACCGATGACCGTGACCGGTGCGAGCGGGCCGGCATTCCGCAGGACGTCACGTTCGCCACCCGCTCGGAGTTGGCCGACGACATGATCAACGCCGCGGTGAATGCCCTGGTCCCAGCCCGGTGGGTCGCCGCGGACGAGGCCTACGGCAATAACACCCGGCTCCGCAGTGAACTGCGCAAACTCCGCCTCGGCTACGTGCTGGCAGTCTCCTGCGATCACCTCGTGCCGATCGACGCAGGCAAGACCCGCTGCCGCGTCGACCGCCTCGCCGAGAACCTGCCCGCCACCGCCTGGACCCGGCGCAGCGCTGGTGACGGCTCGAAAGGACCACGGTTCTACGACTGGGCCTGGCTGGCCGACGTCGGCGCCGACGGTGACCCCGACGACGATGGCCGGCACAGCCTGCTCATCCGACGTAACACCACGACCGGTGAGCTGGCTTTCTACCGCTGCTGGGCACCGGGGCCGGCCACCCTCGCCCAGTTCGTGCGGGTCGCGGGAGTTCGCTGGATCGTGGAGGAAAGCTTTCAGGCCGGAAAAGGCCAAGTCGGCCTTGACCAGCACCAAGTCCGACGCTGGACGTCCTGGCACCGGTTCACCACCCTCGCCCTGGCCGCCCTCGCCGTCCTCGCGATCTGCGCCGCCGACGCCCGCACCGCAGATCGTCGCGGTCAGCCCGACATGATCGACCTGACCGTCAACGAAATCCGCCGTCTGATCAACGTCCTGCTGATCCGGCCAACCCGCAGCATCGCCTACCGTCTGCGCTGGTCAAACTGGCGACGCCGCCACCAGGCACGAGCCAGACGAGCCCACTACGCCCGCCGCCTCACCCTCGAACTCCAACCATGA
- a CDS encoding class I SAM-dependent methyltransferase, with protein MGFEVAAEAYGRFMGRFSEPLAATFVDFAGIGSGRRVLDVGCGPGALTAELIRRLGATERGDRPGGRWAVAGIDPSEAFVAASRVRFPGVDIRLGSAEDLPYGSDSFDCALAQLVVHFMADPVAGLREMARVTRPGGTVAACVWDHAGGRGPLSPFWRAVRDLDPGARDESQLAGARQGELGELLTVAGLGDVACAELTVTTRFAGFDEWWEPYTFGVGPAGDYVRGLDPERREALRDRCASAFGGREPFDVTAVAWAAAGRV; from the coding sequence GTGGGTTTCGAGGTCGCCGCTGAGGCGTACGGAAGGTTCATGGGCCGGTTCTCCGAACCGCTGGCCGCGACGTTTGTCGATTTCGCCGGTATCGGATCGGGGCGGCGGGTGCTCGATGTCGGCTGTGGACCGGGTGCGCTGACTGCGGAACTGATCCGGCGACTCGGTGCCACCGAACGTGGCGACAGGCCCGGCGGGCGGTGGGCCGTGGCCGGGATCGATCCGTCGGAGGCGTTCGTCGCAGCGAGCCGGGTGCGGTTCCCCGGCGTCGACATCCGGCTCGGTTCGGCGGAGGATCTGCCGTACGGCAGCGACTCGTTCGACTGTGCACTGGCACAACTGGTGGTGCATTTCATGGCCGACCCGGTGGCCGGGCTCCGGGAGATGGCCAGGGTCACCCGGCCCGGCGGGACGGTGGCCGCCTGCGTGTGGGATCACGCCGGCGGTCGGGGACCGTTGTCGCCGTTCTGGCGGGCGGTCCGCGACCTCGACCCGGGCGCCCGCGACGAGTCGCAACTGGCCGGCGCCCGCCAAGGCGAGTTGGGTGAGCTGTTGACCGTCGCGGGCCTCGGTGACGTGGCCTGCGCCGAGTTGACGGTCACCACCCGGTTCGCCGGCTTCGACGAGTGGTGGGAGCCGTACACGTTCGGCGTCGGGCCGGCCGGTGACTATGTGCGCGGGCTCGATCCGGAGCGCCGGGAGGCGTTGCGTGACCGGTGCGCTTCGGCGTTCGGCGGGCGGGAGCCGTTCGATGTCACCGCCGTGGCATGGGCGGCAGCCGGCCGGGTCTGA
- a CDS encoding JmjC domain-containing protein gives MSLTMLFDEATITRMMTDWPTTPAVHEVPPGSALPKIANANLLNTYLTTGCAPADEINVLKDGAVRHPRGYTTAGKLDPSKVRMWLERGYSFQMRNLDRWYPPLHAMCRAIQQETGFGCYVTAFLTPGGTQGLDYHWDQAMAIIYQAAGRKTWELWRPAVDQPHHTHLASNRTPIGDQIQQWKADGPDETITLQAGQILVLPRGWVHNPHAFDEPEQSVHLTFTVRERSGIWIGERLTRAAIASTPLRNVITPSRVIDQEALAEEVQTARNHLIAWLSEVDTKALAPELLAVARTELEPDYL, from the coding sequence ATGTCCCTCACCATGTTGTTCGACGAAGCGACGATCACCCGGATGATGACCGACTGGCCGACCACACCGGCGGTCCACGAAGTCCCTCCCGGCAGCGCCCTCCCGAAGATCGCCAACGCGAACCTCCTCAACACATACCTCACCACCGGATGCGCGCCGGCCGACGAGATCAACGTCCTCAAAGACGGTGCCGTCCGGCATCCCCGGGGATACACCACGGCCGGGAAACTCGATCCCTCCAAGGTCAGGATGTGGCTGGAACGCGGATACAGCTTCCAGATGCGCAACCTCGACCGCTGGTATCCGCCGTTACATGCCATGTGCCGCGCGATCCAGCAGGAGACCGGATTCGGCTGCTACGTCACCGCCTTCCTGACACCGGGCGGCACGCAAGGGCTGGACTACCACTGGGACCAGGCCATGGCCATCATCTACCAGGCAGCGGGCCGCAAGACCTGGGAACTCTGGCGCCCCGCGGTGGACCAACCACACCACACCCACCTCGCCTCCAACCGGACCCCTATCGGCGACCAGATCCAGCAGTGGAAAGCCGACGGCCCGGACGAGACGATCACACTGCAAGCCGGCCAAATCCTCGTCCTCCCACGCGGATGGGTACACAACCCGCACGCCTTCGACGAACCCGAACAGAGCGTCCACCTCACGTTCACGGTCCGCGAACGCAGCGGCATCTGGATCGGCGAGAGACTGACCCGGGCCGCCATCGCGTCAACTCCGTTGCGAAACGTGATCACACCGAGCCGCGTCATCGACCAAGAAGCCCTCGCAGAAGAAGTCCAAACGGCCCGGAACCACCTGATCGCCTGGCTCAGCGAAGTCGACACAAAAGCACTGGCCCCCGAACTGCTCGCCGTCGCCAGAACCGAACTGGAGCCGGACTACCTCTGA
- a CDS encoding DUF397 domain-containing protein has translation MANDDLYSVEVEDEAFRKLCGGNGLTLEGCVSIAEIPEHEGAFAIRDSKLGASSPTLRFSKAEMDDFFAAFSGDGAA, from the coding sequence ATGGCCAACGATGACCTGTACTCGGTCGAGGTCGAGGACGAGGCGTTCCGCAAGCTGTGTGGCGGCAACGGTCTGACCCTGGAGGGCTGCGTCTCGATCGCGGAGATCCCCGAACACGAGGGCGCCTTCGCCATCCGCGACAGCAAGCTCGGCGCGTCCAGCCCGACCCTGCGCTTCAGCAAGGCGGAGATGGACGACTTCTTCGCCGCCTTCTCCGGCGACGGCGCCGCCTAA
- a CDS encoding NAD-dependent epimerase/dehydratase family protein produces MDLLILGGSWFVGRVIADDAVARGWNVTVFNRGRSASSPEGVHTIHGDRESAHDLARLAEAGPWDAVIDVAGTVPTMVRDAARALRPATNRYALVSSVSVYTGWPAEPVTEASPLHDGDPDRSDEEGPTHTYGAMKVGCEAAVRREFASDRVLIVRPGVVLGPHEYVGRLKWWLNRALRGGRILAPGRPDRPIQPIDVRDLAAFVLDRIADGGSGTFNLAPPADSSTYRDLLVACLEATGGRGELLWIDEEWLAAQDVRQWTELPLWRVPPGTWAMDTKRATAAGLTCRPLAETVHDTWGWLSAGGRAVDHERDAEHGIDPQKERALLESAETEEAVRLREAFPG; encoded by the coding sequence GTGGACCTTTTGATTCTGGGCGGCTCTTGGTTCGTCGGGCGCGTCATCGCTGACGACGCCGTGGCGCGCGGCTGGAACGTCACGGTGTTCAACCGAGGTCGCTCGGCGAGCTCGCCGGAAGGCGTCCACACGATCCACGGAGACCGCGAGAGCGCGCACGACCTTGCCCGCCTGGCCGAGGCAGGCCCGTGGGACGCCGTGATCGATGTGGCCGGCACCGTCCCCACGATGGTCCGCGACGCCGCCCGCGCACTTCGGCCCGCCACGAACCGATACGCACTCGTCTCCAGCGTGAGTGTGTACACCGGATGGCCGGCAGAGCCGGTTACCGAGGCCTCTCCGCTCCACGACGGCGATCCGGACCGGAGCGACGAGGAGGGTCCGACCCACACCTACGGAGCCATGAAGGTCGGTTGTGAAGCTGCCGTCCGTCGCGAGTTCGCCTCGGACCGGGTTCTGATCGTCCGGCCCGGCGTAGTCCTGGGGCCGCATGAGTACGTGGGCCGTTTGAAGTGGTGGCTCAACCGGGCACTCCGCGGCGGTCGAATCCTTGCTCCGGGCCGTCCTGATCGACCTATCCAGCCGATCGACGTGCGTGATCTGGCGGCCTTCGTACTGGACCGGATCGCGGATGGTGGCTCCGGTACGTTCAACCTAGCGCCTCCCGCTGACAGCAGCACCTACCGCGACCTGCTTGTCGCCTGCTTGGAAGCGACCGGAGGCCGGGGAGAATTGCTGTGGATCGATGAGGAGTGGCTTGCGGCTCAGGACGTCCGGCAGTGGACCGAGCTGCCGCTGTGGCGGGTGCCGCCGGGCACGTGGGCGATGGACACCAAACGCGCCACGGCGGCCGGCCTGACGTGTCGACCTCTCGCGGAGACAGTGCACGACACGTGGGGGTGGCTATCGGCAGGTGGACGAGCGGTCGACCACGAGCGCGACGCCGAGCACGGCATCGACCCGCAGAAGGAACGTGCGCTGCTCGAAAGCGCTGAGACGGAAGAAGCCGTGCGGTTGCGGGAGGCGTTCCCCGGTTAG